From Canis lupus dingo isolate Sandy chromosome 24, ASM325472v2, whole genome shotgun sequence, a single genomic window includes:
- the FAM110A gene encoding protein FAM110A isoform X1, protein MDTCAPRPKPLGYVTVMPVDTLTPGARDTPALPFRLRTKVPGYLLRRPADGGARKPSAVERLEADKAKYVKSLHVANTRQEPVQPLLSKQPLFSPGTRRTVLTPSRRVLPGPGRRPQLDLDILSNLIDLCDSPASPTEASRTPARTEGAHQAPPATPPRPPPSTAAVRRVDVRPLPASPARPCPSPGTATASSPARPPGLQRSKSDLSERFSRAAADLERFFNFCGLDPEEARGLGVAHLARASSDIVSLAGPSAGPGSSEGDCSRRSSATVEERARERVPYGVSVVERNARVIKWLYGLRQARDTPAAEG, encoded by the exons ATGGACACGTGTGCACCCAG ACCGAAGCCCTTGGGGTATGTAACAGTCATGCCCGTGGACACACTGACTCCAGGAGCCCGGGACACCCCTGCCCTACCTTTCCGCCTGCGGACCAAGGTCCCCGGCTACCTGCTCCGGCGGCCAGCAGATGGTGGAGCCCGGAAACCTAGTGCTGTGGAGCGCCTGGAAGCTGACAAGGCCAAGTATGTCAAGAGCCTGCATGTGGCCAATACCCGCCAGGAACCTGTGCAGCCCCTGCTGTCCAAACAGCCACTCTTCAGCCCTGGGACTCGCCGCACCGTGCTCACACCTAGCCGCCGAGTCCTGCCTGGTCCCGGCCGCCGGCCCCAGCTGGACCTGGATATCCTTAGCAACCTCATCGACTTGTGTGACAGTCCCGCATCCCCAACTGAGGCCAGCCGTACCCCTGCACGGACAGAGGgagcccaccaggcacccccagccACCCCTCCACGCCCGCCACCGAGTACGGCTGCTGTCCGCCGAGTGGATGTCCGTCCCCTGCCTGCCTCACCTGCCCGGCCCTGCCCATCACCAGGCACTGCcactgcctccagcccagcccGGCCCCCAGGTTTGCAACGCTCCAAGTCGGATTTGAGTGAGCGTTTCTCAAGGGCAGCAGCTGACCTGGAGCGATTTTTTAACTTCTGTGGCCTAGACCCGGAGGAGGCACGGGGGTTGGGTGTGGCCCATCTGGCACGGGCCAGCTCAGACATCGTATCCTTGGCTGGGCCCAGTGCTGGGCCTGGCAGCTCTGAGGGAGACTGCTCCCGCCGCAGCTCTGCCACCGTTGAGGAGCGGGCCCGGGAGCGCGTCCCTTACGGGGTGTCGGTGGTAGAGCGCAACGCCCGTGTGATCAAGTGGCTGTACGGGTTGCGGCAAGCACGGGAtaccccagcagctgagggctaG
- the FAM110A gene encoding protein FAM110A isoform X2, giving the protein MPVDTLTPGARDTPALPFRLRTKVPGYLLRRPADGGARKPSAVERLEADKAKYVKSLHVANTRQEPVQPLLSKQPLFSPGTRRTVLTPSRRVLPGPGRRPQLDLDILSNLIDLCDSPASPTEASRTPARTEGAHQAPPATPPRPPPSTAAVRRVDVRPLPASPARPCPSPGTATASSPARPPGLQRSKSDLSERFSRAAADLERFFNFCGLDPEEARGLGVAHLARASSDIVSLAGPSAGPGSSEGDCSRRSSATVEERARERVPYGVSVVERNARVIKWLYGLRQARDTPAAEG; this is encoded by the coding sequence ATGCCCGTGGACACACTGACTCCAGGAGCCCGGGACACCCCTGCCCTACCTTTCCGCCTGCGGACCAAGGTCCCCGGCTACCTGCTCCGGCGGCCAGCAGATGGTGGAGCCCGGAAACCTAGTGCTGTGGAGCGCCTGGAAGCTGACAAGGCCAAGTATGTCAAGAGCCTGCATGTGGCCAATACCCGCCAGGAACCTGTGCAGCCCCTGCTGTCCAAACAGCCACTCTTCAGCCCTGGGACTCGCCGCACCGTGCTCACACCTAGCCGCCGAGTCCTGCCTGGTCCCGGCCGCCGGCCCCAGCTGGACCTGGATATCCTTAGCAACCTCATCGACTTGTGTGACAGTCCCGCATCCCCAACTGAGGCCAGCCGTACCCCTGCACGGACAGAGGgagcccaccaggcacccccagccACCCCTCCACGCCCGCCACCGAGTACGGCTGCTGTCCGCCGAGTGGATGTCCGTCCCCTGCCTGCCTCACCTGCCCGGCCCTGCCCATCACCAGGCACTGCcactgcctccagcccagcccGGCCCCCAGGTTTGCAACGCTCCAAGTCGGATTTGAGTGAGCGTTTCTCAAGGGCAGCAGCTGACCTGGAGCGATTTTTTAACTTCTGTGGCCTAGACCCGGAGGAGGCACGGGGGTTGGGTGTGGCCCATCTGGCACGGGCCAGCTCAGACATCGTATCCTTGGCTGGGCCCAGTGCTGGGCCTGGCAGCTCTGAGGGAGACTGCTCCCGCCGCAGCTCTGCCACCGTTGAGGAGCGGGCCCGGGAGCGCGTCCCTTACGGGGTGTCGGTGGTAGAGCGCAACGCCCGTGTGATCAAGTGGCTGTACGGGTTGCGGCAAGCACGGGAtaccccagcagctgagggctaG
- the FAM110A gene encoding protein FAM110A isoform X3 → MNLAVAGLQLPTFCLDLSPHFSCLLRPKPLGYVTVMPVDTLTPGARDTPALPFRLRTKVPGYLLRRPADGGARKPSAVERLEADKAKYVKSLHVANTRQEPVQPLLSKQPLFSPGTRRTVLTPSRRVLPGPGRRPQLDLDILSNLIDLCDSPASPTEASRTPARTEGAHQAPPATPPRPPPSTAAVRRVDVRPLPASPARPCPSPGTATASSPARPPGLQRSKSDLSERFSRAAADLERFFNFCGLDPEEARGLGVAHLARASSDIVSLAGPSAGPGSSEGDCSRRSSATVEERARERVPYGVSVVERNARVIKWLYGLRQARDTPAAEG, encoded by the coding sequence CCGTTGCCGGCCTCCAGCTGCCAACTTTCTGCCTGGAtctttctcctcatttctccTGTCTCCTCAGACCGAAGCCCTTGGGGTATGTAACAGTCATGCCCGTGGACACACTGACTCCAGGAGCCCGGGACACCCCTGCCCTACCTTTCCGCCTGCGGACCAAGGTCCCCGGCTACCTGCTCCGGCGGCCAGCAGATGGTGGAGCCCGGAAACCTAGTGCTGTGGAGCGCCTGGAAGCTGACAAGGCCAAGTATGTCAAGAGCCTGCATGTGGCCAATACCCGCCAGGAACCTGTGCAGCCCCTGCTGTCCAAACAGCCACTCTTCAGCCCTGGGACTCGCCGCACCGTGCTCACACCTAGCCGCCGAGTCCTGCCTGGTCCCGGCCGCCGGCCCCAGCTGGACCTGGATATCCTTAGCAACCTCATCGACTTGTGTGACAGTCCCGCATCCCCAACTGAGGCCAGCCGTACCCCTGCACGGACAGAGGgagcccaccaggcacccccagccACCCCTCCACGCCCGCCACCGAGTACGGCTGCTGTCCGCCGAGTGGATGTCCGTCCCCTGCCTGCCTCACCTGCCCGGCCCTGCCCATCACCAGGCACTGCcactgcctccagcccagcccGGCCCCCAGGTTTGCAACGCTCCAAGTCGGATTTGAGTGAGCGTTTCTCAAGGGCAGCAGCTGACCTGGAGCGATTTTTTAACTTCTGTGGCCTAGACCCGGAGGAGGCACGGGGGTTGGGTGTGGCCCATCTGGCACGGGCCAGCTCAGACATCGTATCCTTGGCTGGGCCCAGTGCTGGGCCTGGCAGCTCTGAGGGAGACTGCTCCCGCCGCAGCTCTGCCACCGTTGAGGAGCGGGCCCGGGAGCGCGTCCCTTACGGGGTGTCGGTGGTAGAGCGCAACGCCCGTGTGATCAAGTGGCTGTACGGGTTGCGGCAAGCACGGGAtaccccagcagctgagggctaG